A genomic region of Fluviispira vulneris contains the following coding sequences:
- a CDS encoding penicillin acylase family protein: MKKAIKYIGISILLLISALSIFIYFIYRGTQNTLKGNLKINGLLDKVIVHRDQYGVPHIEAENDSDAFFALGYTHAQDRMWQMEIQRHLARGSLSEMFGEVTIMQDKTLRTLGFYRAAQSAYLSLPKESQHIVESYTKGVNFFIQTGNMPLQFKLIGYKPSVWTNVDSISFQKMMAWDLNETWRDKILNHIIASLYGREKMSIFSPQYPDSAPLVLQDSEINLTKKMTQNYLEKENYSGKLRKQDIYPNKEFNKASPPGKGSNNWVVSGKLTNTNKPILANDPHLSIASPLLWYLADIKTKNFHSIGATLPGLPGVIIGHNQFIAWGVTNGCIDAQDLYIESDDKDITTINEVIKVKNSKDVIFPIEISPHGPIISDITEARRVGKKVALKWTGFLEKDTTLHSFILLNYSKNWESFKNALSYFVVPAQNYVYADNKGNIGYYLAGKIPIRDQWSGLYPVESKKEFEWKSFIPFEEMPHTMNPSKGYIVSANNKIVSNNYPYSLTPNCKTAPYRASRIIDLLQRKEKLTSIDFQKIQNDTVSYLWNDFKTILLKTIPASDTEKDVLKILKDWNGNMNINSQEATLFAYWFRELAEMVPKELKVFSQWPEPLFIKNQLLSDGKYCRINNARNCKEFLSNTLTKTLNAIVKNIGEKPKNWNWGYTHKAVFNELGFSENKYLNWFWHRSISSPGDGFTINVGSYEFDNLSQIAGPGYRQIVDFNNLEDSIYIQALGQSGNIFSKNYDNLMPLWRDGKYIPMSSEKNRWGKYETLILEPI; the protein is encoded by the coding sequence ATGAAAAAAGCAATTAAATATATAGGCATATCAATTTTACTGTTAATATCTGCCCTGTCCATATTCATTTATTTTATCTATAGAGGTACCCAAAATACTCTTAAAGGAAATTTAAAAATAAATGGTTTATTAGACAAAGTCATCGTGCATCGAGACCAATATGGCGTTCCGCATATTGAAGCGGAAAATGATAGCGATGCTTTTTTTGCCCTTGGATATACACATGCTCAGGATCGCATGTGGCAGATGGAAATACAAAGACACTTGGCTCGAGGATCGCTCAGTGAAATGTTTGGTGAAGTCACAATTATGCAAGATAAAACTTTGCGAACTTTAGGTTTTTATCGTGCTGCCCAATCAGCTTATCTTTCTCTCCCAAAAGAAAGTCAGCATATCGTTGAGAGTTATACTAAAGGAGTTAACTTCTTTATTCAGACTGGAAATATGCCGCTTCAATTTAAGCTTATAGGATATAAGCCAAGCGTTTGGACAAATGTAGATAGTATATCTTTTCAGAAAATGATGGCTTGGGATTTAAACGAAACATGGCGGGACAAAATTTTAAATCATATTATAGCTTCTTTATATGGACGAGAGAAAATGAGTATATTTTCTCCGCAATATCCTGACAGTGCTCCTCTTGTATTGCAAGATAGTGAAATAAATTTAACTAAAAAAATGACTCAAAATTATCTTGAGAAAGAAAATTATTCTGGCAAATTAAGGAAACAAGATATTTACCCAAATAAAGAATTTAATAAAGCTTCTCCCCCAGGCAAAGGATCAAATAATTGGGTTGTCTCAGGCAAGTTAACAAATACAAATAAACCTATTTTAGCAAATGACCCACATTTATCAATTGCTTCTCCATTACTATGGTATTTAGCAGATATAAAAACGAAAAACTTTCATAGTATTGGAGCCACTCTGCCTGGCTTACCTGGTGTCATTATTGGACACAATCAATTCATTGCTTGGGGAGTCACCAACGGATGTATTGATGCACAAGATCTTTATATAGAATCTGATGACAAGGACATAACTACTATTAATGAAGTTATAAAAGTAAAAAATAGTAAAGATGTTATTTTTCCAATTGAAATAAGTCCACATGGCCCAATAATCAGTGATATCACTGAAGCCAGACGAGTTGGCAAGAAGGTTGCATTAAAATGGACTGGTTTTTTAGAAAAAGATACAACATTGCATTCATTTATTTTGCTTAATTATTCAAAAAATTGGGAAAGTTTTAAAAATGCTCTAAGCTATTTTGTAGTTCCTGCACAAAATTATGTCTATGCAGATAACAAAGGGAATATAGGGTATTATTTAGCAGGGAAAATTCCAATTCGCGATCAGTGGTCTGGATTGTATCCAGTTGAAAGTAAAAAAGAATTTGAATGGAAGAGTTTTATCCCCTTTGAAGAGATGCCGCATACGATGAATCCGTCTAAAGGCTATATCGTATCAGCGAATAATAAAATTGTTTCTAACAACTATCCTTATTCACTCACTCCAAATTGCAAGACAGCACCTTATCGAGCATCTCGAATCATTGACTTATTGCAACGTAAAGAAAAATTAACATCAATTGATTTTCAGAAAATTCAGAATGATACAGTTAGTTATCTTTGGAATGATTTTAAAACAATTCTATTAAAAACAATTCCTGCAAGCGATACAGAAAAAGATGTGCTTAAAATCCTAAAAGACTGGAATGGAAATATGAATATCAATAGTCAGGAAGCAACGCTTTTTGCATATTGGTTTCGAGAGTTAGCAGAAATGGTCCCAAAGGAACTCAAAGTATTTTCTCAATGGCCAGAGCCATTATTTATTAAAAATCAATTACTAAGTGATGGAAAATATTGTCGAATTAATAATGCAAGAAATTGTAAAGAATTCTTAAGCAATACTCTCACAAAAACTTTAAATGCTATTGTAAAAAATATTGGAGAAAAACCAAAAAATTGGAATTGGGGTTATACTCATAAAGCAGTCTTTAATGAATTAGGTTTTTCTGAAAATAAATATTTAAATTGGTTTTGGCATCGTAGTATTTCATCACCTGGTGACGGATTTACAATTAATGTTGGCTCGTATGAATTTGATAATTTATCACAAATTGCTGGACCAGGCTATAGACAAATTGTTGATTTTAATAACTTAGAAGATAGTATTTATATCCAGGCTTTAGGACAATCAGGAAATATTTTTAGTAAAAACTACGATAATCTCATGCCTCTTTGGCGTGATGGAAAATATATCCCTATGAGTTCAGAAAAAAACCGTTGGGGTAAATATGAAACATTAATTTTAGAACCCATTTAA
- a CDS encoding MbtH family protein produces the protein MQDKNIKNLFDNYKVVMNHEEQYSLWDFSRDNPKGWVDAGFTGTQNECLEYIKNVWVDMRPLSVRKHIEKVDNNEKSN, from the coding sequence ATGCAAGATAAAAACATTAAAAATTTATTCGATAATTATAAAGTCGTTATGAATCATGAGGAGCAGTATTCTCTTTGGGATTTTTCAAGAGATAACCCAAAAGGATGGGTTGACGCAGGATTTACTGGGACTCAGAATGAGTGTCTTGAATATATTAAAAATGTTTGGGTTGATATGAGACCTTTGAGCGTAAGAAAACATATTGAAAAAGTTGATAACAATGAAAAAAGCAATTAA
- a CDS encoding MATE family efflux transporter: protein MKLIKMDGLIQLIYLAFPLMLNNLSTNLMLFFDRLILANDSTHAMNAAITIGISCNIFHFAMTSIAASAEVFVGRANGSHNLKKIGEPVWQMIWFSCMTFIIFIPLAIYGQNIFIPEQYKENGTMFYKLYMFCGPIFPFVMALSAFFIGRGKTKIIICTNLIGNIFNLILAYIFILKFKMGPTGAALSTIMAQILQGVILFSLFLKRENRNTFGSSKISFNIKLFLENLNIGLPMAIAYIVELGGWAMIIRILSASGQKYLTAFAIGQSLFILFTFISEGLQKAIIVLASNYIGENNWFKFKKLFLESIKVQIFIALILLIPFIFCADLIIKSFIHSSEINTNNINYTAQNALNWFWLFFVCDGIKWIIASLLISLKKTTYVMLTNLLTIWFIAVLPIYFYVEYYGGTESFIWLFIVLYSIVNAFILYLFYKSEMRQNRLNSFAYSLDSKI from the coding sequence GTGAAATTAATAAAAATGGATGGACTGATACAGCTTATATATTTAGCATTTCCCCTCATGTTAAATAATTTATCTACAAACCTCATGTTATTTTTTGATCGACTCATCCTAGCGAATGATTCTACCCATGCCATGAATGCTGCAATCACAATTGGAATTTCATGCAATATTTTTCATTTTGCAATGACATCTATTGCGGCTAGTGCAGAGGTCTTCGTAGGAAGAGCAAATGGTTCTCATAATTTAAAAAAAATAGGAGAACCCGTCTGGCAGATGATATGGTTTTCATGTATGACATTTATTATTTTTATTCCTCTTGCAATATACGGGCAAAATATTTTTATTCCTGAACAATATAAAGAAAATGGAACCATGTTTTATAAGTTGTATATGTTTTGTGGTCCAATTTTCCCTTTTGTTATGGCACTCTCTGCATTTTTTATAGGTCGTGGCAAGACAAAAATAATTATATGCACAAATTTGATTGGAAATATATTTAACTTAATTTTAGCATATATTTTTATTTTAAAATTTAAAATGGGTCCTACGGGTGCAGCTCTTTCGACAATTATGGCGCAAATATTGCAAGGAGTCATTTTATTTAGTCTATTTCTTAAACGAGAAAATAGAAATACTTTCGGCTCTTCAAAAATCAGCTTTAATATTAAACTTTTTTTGGAAAATTTAAATATAGGGCTTCCAATGGCGATCGCTTATATAGTGGAATTAGGTGGATGGGCTATGATTATACGTATTCTATCTGCATCAGGTCAAAAATATTTAACAGCATTTGCTATCGGTCAGAGTCTTTTTATACTTTTTACTTTTATATCAGAAGGATTGCAAAAAGCTATTATTGTCTTAGCATCTAATTATATTGGTGAAAATAACTGGTTTAAATTTAAAAAATTATTTCTTGAGAGCATAAAAGTGCAAATATTTATTGCTTTAATTCTCTTAATACCTTTTATATTTTGTGCTGATTTGATAATAAAATCTTTTATCCATAGCTCAGAAATAAATACCAATAATATTAATTATACAGCACAAAATGCTCTGAATTGGTTTTGGCTTTTCTTTGTCTGCGATGGAATCAAATGGATCATTGCGAGCTTATTGATATCACTTAAAAAAACTACTTATGTTATGTTGACTAATTTATTGACAATTTGGTTTATAGCAGTTCTCCCAATTTACTTTTATGTTGAATATTATGGTGGAACTGAGAGTTTTATATGGCTTTTTATAGTCTTATACAGTATTGTCAACGCCTTTATTCTCTATCTCTTTTATAAAAGCGAAATGAGGCAAAATCGCTTGAATTCTTTTGCTTATAGCCTTGATTCGAAAATCTAA